The Thunnus thynnus chromosome 2, fThuThy2.1, whole genome shotgun sequence genome includes a region encoding these proteins:
- the LOC137167946 gene encoding uncharacterized protein isoform X2, with protein sequence MKHRAGFLKLGCAWMMILLQSSNAVHAPKKQAVTHSSCRLKELTALTKKEVEDSLTSFDQANGKHLGTWSSGFPELQVHHNSPAHWAKVQCSLLFMAQALEKLLEDQRDNLNPNDLSLHKKLKDTISRVNMLTACVKEFHGGECSQKPSPPELPEHAFKRKQWGHTLLVASRDYLKWLEHQIGVQISKPSE encoded by the exons ATGAAACACAGGGCAG GTTTTCTGAAACTGGGATGTGCCTGgatgatgattttactgcaaagcTCGAATGCGGTACATGCACCAAAGAAACAAGCTGTCACTCATTCATCATGCAGGCTGAAAGAGTTGACAGCCCTCACCAAAAAAGAAGTTGAAGACAGCCTGACAAGCTTT GACCAAGCCAATGGGAAGCACCTTGGCACTTGGTCCTCAGGATTCCCTGAGCTTCAGGTCCACCATAACTCCCCTGCCCATTGGGCAAAAGTTCAGTGCAGCCTCCTCTTCATGGCCCAAGCCCTGGAGAAGCTCCTGGAAGACCAGCGGGACAACCTGAATCCCAATGATTTATCACTTCACAAGAAGCTCAAGGACACCATCTCCAGAGTCAACATGCTCACAGCTTGTGTGAAGGAATTTCACGGAGGGGAATGCTCCCAGAAGCCCTCTCCACCCGAACTGCCCGAGCATGCGTTTAAAAGGAAGCAGTGGGGTCACACTCTTTTGGTGGCATCCAGGGATTATCTGAAATGGCTTGAGCATCAGATCGGGGTCCAAATTTCAAAG cCTTCAgaatga
- the fbxw8 gene encoding F-box/WD repeat-containing protein 8, with amino-acid sequence MADELAAFRECWKRELTSKKEEQRLVSAASPSRSTPGQSGHRDSKNRYFEDLKNPSKGQSEACSPSKSAGCTEDEGRVGGGSGEAEAESEDQPEYVSIARSLLDGRTSPLLDRIQEERSRRKRQYHNMTDVCRASLQQQQQPQRKAKKDKELVEQLIQDLNEVNDIPFFDIELPYELALKIFQYLNCTELGRCAQVSRAWRVLAEDSVLWFKMCVGEGYHQDASVADSPCWKSTLRDCRNSAKTVRSNWKNRVGSISQLQFELGKVLCDVSSCDNFVLAGYTSGDVRLWDTLHWDSAASYLKANGLSANTNPRPHVTHVQVNSTVAAAAYEDGCVDLWSTETGGEPIHHYQIPGRIQALALSPDSPVLGSAAGSDVRLDRADDRGYWRTLCQVQLPKTVESLVLVPGRKQQCPLAVLAAGEAVYLLDPLEEEPRTLHSVYDHPVTCLDASDSNVAFGVKRTGWAMHDGGNKIHVYSVETGKPTVCVGNSPGDFTCINLRDSPPHLLVCGNKDRRVRVFDLRSGSSVASLYAHHLGVTSVQADDWKIVSGGEEGLVCVWETRMGAKLWEMHNRHPVRHIHFNTSTLVTANIPDDKSPRGACITDDDLTAHRRHRGVICHYDFSEDASSQDHILPICRSDYTESYGYNYNIGLTVPYDRLSGSHPSH; translated from the exons atgGCCGACGAACTTGCTGCGTTCAGGGAGTGTTGGAAACGAGAATTAACGAGTAAAAAAGAGGAGCAGcgacttgtttctgctgcttccCCCTCCAGGAGTACTCCTGGTCAGTCTGGTCACAGAGACTCGAAAAATAGATATTTTGAAGACTTAAAAAATCCCAGCAAAGGGCAGAGTGAGGCCTGCAGTCCTTCAAAATCAGCTGGTTGCACTGAGGATGAGGGACGTGTTGGTGGAGGAAGTGGGGAGGCTGAAGCAGAGTCAGAGGATCAACCTGAGTATGTGTCCATTGCACGTAGTTTGCTGGATGGGAGGACTAGTCCATTGCTGGACAGGATTCAggaagagaggagcaggaggaagagacagTATCATAATATGACAGATGTCTGCAGGGCGTCCctgcaacagcaacagcagcctcAGAGAAAGGCCAAGAAAGACAAGGAGCTGGTGGAGCAACTCATTCAGGATCTG AATGAGGTGAATGACATTCCCTTCTTTGATATTGAGTTGCCATATGAGTTGGCCCTGAAGATATTCCAGTATCTCAACTGTACCGAGCTAGGTCGATGTGCCCAG GTGAGCAGGGCATGGAGAGTCCTTGCAGAGGACAGCGTTCTGTGGTTCAAGATGTGTGTGGGGGAAGGCTACCATCAGGATGCCAGCGTGGCTGACTCCCCCTGCTGGAAGAGCACGCTGAGAGACTGCAGGAACTCGGCCAAAACTGTGCGCTCCAACTGGAAG AATCGAGTGGGATCCATCAGTCAGCTGCAGTTCGAGCTGGGGAAGGTGTTGTGTGACGTCAGCTCCTGTGACAACTTTGTCTTGGCCGG GTACACATCTGGTGATGTCAGGCTGTGGGATACGCTGCATTGGGACTCGGCAGCCTCCTACCTGAAGGCCAACGGTCTGTCGGCTAACACGAACCCCAGACCTCATGTTACTCATGTCCAAGTCAACAGCACAGTGGCTGCGGCTGCTTATGAAGATG GCTGTGTGGACCTGTGGAGCACAGAGACAGGCGGAGAGCCCATCCACCACTACCAGATTCCAGGGAGGATCCAGGCCCTGGCCCTGAGCCCCGACAGTCCCGTCCTGGGCTCTGCTGCTGGGTCAGATGTTCGACTCGACCGCGCCGATGATCGCGGCTACTGGAGGACGCTCTGCCAGGTTCAGCTACCCAAGACT GTAGAGAGCCTGGTTTTGGTGCCAGGCAGGAAGCAGCAGTGCCCGCTGGCGGTCCTGGCAGCAGGAGAGGCCGTGTACCTGTTGGACCCTCTGGAGGAGGAGCCAAGGACGCTTCACTCAGTCTACGATCATCCCGTCACCTGTCTGGATGCTTCCGACTCCAATGTTGCATTCGGGGTGAAGCGCACTGGCTGGGCCATGCACGACGGAGGCAACAAG ATCCACGTCTACAGCGTAGAGACGGGAAAACCGACAGTTTGCGTCGGCAACTCACCGGGAGATTTCACTTGCATCAATCTGAGAGACAGCCCCCCTCACCTGCTGGTGTGTGGCAACAAAGATAGGAG GGTGAGGGTGTTTGACCTACGAAGCGGCTCCTCTGTGGCATCTCTGTACGCCCACCACTTGGGCGTCACCTCGGTGCAGGCGGACGATTGGAAGATCGTGAGCGGCGGAGAGGAAGGATTAGTGTGCGTGTGGGAGACAAGGATGGGAGCTAAACTGTGGGAGATGCACAACAG GCATCCTGTAAGGCATATACATTTCAACACCAGCACCCTGGTAACGGCCAACATCCCTGATGACAAGTCGCCGCGGGGGGCCTGCATCACAGACGATGACCTTACAGCTCACCGCAG
- the rnft2 gene encoding RING finger and transmembrane domain-containing protein 2 isoform X1 — protein MQRRHSSNTDGMPSERSRSQTLGSESSLDEGGVFDCLKPDSPASPQQLFSGLVGVPSGSVSSAQFQAAGLVLGSPPEVFIQMTASSREEGGPHRSEGGPFLPRPPQHHHHHHHHFHHQPLQHRTSSLLQQATTAAGSERHGSREEAQEDPSTPAPALSELKAVVTWLQRGFPFILILLAKVCFQHKLGIAVCVGMASTFAYANSTFRHQVSLREDRSVFVALWIVMFLAGNIVYIYYTFNHEELHNSLIFAKPNLNSFDFFDLIWAVGITDFVLKYFTIGLKCFVLFLPKILLAFKSRGKFYLLIEELSQLFRALVPIQLWYKYIMGEDPSNSYFLGATLIIIYSLCKSFDICGRVSAIRKALVMFCSSQSYGVRAGSQQCSEAGDVCAICQADFRDPIALLCQHVFCEDCLCLWFDRERTCPLCRSTVIETLRCWKDGTTSAHFQIY, from the exons ATGCAGAGGAGACACAGCAGCAACACGGATGGCATGCCCTCTGAAAG GAGCCGTAGCCAAACTCTGGGATCGGAGAGCAGCTTGGATGAAGGTGGTGTGTTTGACTGCCTGAAGCCCGACTCGCCCGCTTCACCCCAGCAGCTCTTCTCCGGCTTAGTGGGTGTCCCCTCTGGTTCTGTCTCCTCTGCCCAGTTCCAGGCAGCCGGCTTAGTCCTGGGCTCTCCCCCTGAAGTTTTTATCCAGATGACGGCATCATCCAGGGAAGAAGGTGGCCCCCACCGCTCGGAGGGTGGACCCTTCCTCCCTCGCCCGCCTCagcaccaccatcaccaccaccaccacttccACCACCAGCCCCTGCAGCACAGgacctcctctctgctccagCAGGCCACGACAGCAGCTGGCTCGGAGAGGCACGGCTCCAGGGAGGAGGCTCAGGAGGACCCGTCCACCCCGGCCCCCGCTCTGTCTGAGCTGAAGGCAGTAGTCACCTGGCTACAGAGGGGCTTCCCCTTCATACTCATTCTGTTGGCTAAAGTCTGCTTCCAGCATAAACTTG gtattgctgtgtgtgtggggatgGCCAGCACATTTGCCTATGCCAATTCCACGTTCAGGCACCAAGTTTCATTACGG GAGGATCGCTCTGTATTCGTCGCTCTGTGGATCGTCATGTTCCTCGCAGGGAACATCGTGTACATCTACTACACATTCAATCACGAGGAGCTGCACAACAG CCTCATATTTGCCAAGCCCAACCTCAACAGCTTTGACTTCTTTGATCTAATCTGGGCGGTTGGCATCACAGACTTTGTCCTTAAATACTTCACCATCGGGCTGAAATGCTTTGTCCTCTTTCTGCCTAAGATTCTCCTGGCCTTCAAATCCAGG gGAAAGTTCTACCTGCTGATTGAGGAGCTCAGCCAGCTGTTTCGGGCTCTGGTGCCCATCCAGCTGTGGTACAAGTACATCATGGGAGAAGACCCCTCTAACAGTTACTTCTTGGGTGCCACACTCATAATCATCTACAGCCTCTGCAAG TCCTTCGACATCTGTGGACGTGTGTCTGCCATACGCAAGGCCCTGGTCATGTTCTGCAGCTCCCAG AGTTATGGAGTGAGGGCAGGCAGTCAGCAGTGCAGCGAGGCGGGCGATGTCTGTGCTATTTGTCAGGCTGATTTCAGAGACCCCATAGCCCTTCTCTGTCAG CACGTGTTCTGCGAGGACTGcctgtgtttgtggtttgaCCGGGAGAGAACGTGCCCCCTGTGTCGTTCTACCGTCATCGAGACCCTGCGCTGCTGGAAGGACGGCACCACCTCAGCTCACTTCCAGATCTACTAA
- the spring1 gene encoding SREBP regulating gene protein codes for MMVLRRLLRKRWVLGVVFGLSLIYFLTSTLKQEERTIRDRTLLEVRDSDHRIPWKVRFNLGNSSRQITQCRNSIQGKTLITDELGYVCERKDLLVNGCCNVNAPSARQYICKSCLANGCCSIYEYCVSCCLQPDKQPLLERFLNRAAEGFQNLFTAVEDHFELCLAKCRTSSQSVQHENTYRNPQAKYCYGESPPELLPV; via the exons ATGATGGTGCTCCGGCGGTTATTGAGAAAGCGCTGGGTGCTGGGAGTAGTCTTTGGACTGTCTCTTATCTACTTTCTCACCAGCACACTCAAACAG GAAGAGCGCACCATAAGGGACCGCACGCTTTTGGAGGTTAGAGATTCAGACCATCGCATCCCCTGGAAAGTCCGTTTTAACCTTGGCAACAGCAGCCGACAGATCACTCAGTGTAGAAACTCCATCCAGGGCAAGACACTGATCACAGACGAACTCG GTTATGTCTGTGAGAGAAAAGACTTGCTGGTTAATGGTTGCTGTAACGTCAATGCTCCCAGCGCCAGACAGTACATTTGTAAAAGCTGCCTGGCCAACGGCTGCTGTAGCATCTATGAGTATTGCGTGTCTTGCTGCCTCCAGCCTGATAAG CAACCTCTCCTTGAGCGCTTCCTGAATCGTGCAGCCGAAGGCTTTCAGAATCTCTTCACCGCTGTGGAGGATCATTTTGAACTGTGCCTGGCCAAGTGTAGGACCTCTTCACAA aGTGTTCAACATGAGAACACCTACCGAAACCCTCAAGCAAAGTACTGCTACGGGGAGAGTCCTCCAGAGCTCCTACCTGTATAA
- the rnft2 gene encoding RING finger and transmembrane domain-containing protein 2 isoform X2, which translates to MCVCRSEPCGDERYAMQRRHSSNTDGMPSERSRSQTLGSESSLDEGGVFDCLKPDSPASPQQLFSGLVGVPSGSVSSAQFQAAGLVLGSPPEVFIQMTASSREEGGPHRSEGGPFLPRPPQHHHHHHHHFHHQPLQHRTSSLLQQATTAAGSERHGSREEAQEDPSTPAPALSELKAVVTWLQRGFPFILILLAKVCFQHKLGIAVCVGMASTFAYANSTFRHQVSLREDRSVFVALWIVMFLAGNIVYIYYTFNHEELHNSLIFAKPNLNSFDFFDLIWAVGITDFVLKYFTIGLKCFVLFLPKILLAFKSRGKFYLLIEELSQLFRALVPIQLWYKYIMGEDPSNSYFLGATLIIIYSLCKSFDICGRVSAIRKALVMFCSSQSYGVRAGSQQCSEAGDVCAICQADFRDPIALLCQHVFCEDCLCLWFDRERTCPLCRSTVIETLRCWKDGTTSAHFQIY; encoded by the exons atgtgtgtttgcaggtctGAACCATGTGGTGATGAGCGGTATGCCATGCAGAGGAGACACAGCAGCAACACGGATGGCATGCCCTCTGAAAG GAGCCGTAGCCAAACTCTGGGATCGGAGAGCAGCTTGGATGAAGGTGGTGTGTTTGACTGCCTGAAGCCCGACTCGCCCGCTTCACCCCAGCAGCTCTTCTCCGGCTTAGTGGGTGTCCCCTCTGGTTCTGTCTCCTCTGCCCAGTTCCAGGCAGCCGGCTTAGTCCTGGGCTCTCCCCCTGAAGTTTTTATCCAGATGACGGCATCATCCAGGGAAGAAGGTGGCCCCCACCGCTCGGAGGGTGGACCCTTCCTCCCTCGCCCGCCTCagcaccaccatcaccaccaccaccacttccACCACCAGCCCCTGCAGCACAGgacctcctctctgctccagCAGGCCACGACAGCAGCTGGCTCGGAGAGGCACGGCTCCAGGGAGGAGGCTCAGGAGGACCCGTCCACCCCGGCCCCCGCTCTGTCTGAGCTGAAGGCAGTAGTCACCTGGCTACAGAGGGGCTTCCCCTTCATACTCATTCTGTTGGCTAAAGTCTGCTTCCAGCATAAACTTG gtattgctgtgtgtgtggggatgGCCAGCACATTTGCCTATGCCAATTCCACGTTCAGGCACCAAGTTTCATTACGG GAGGATCGCTCTGTATTCGTCGCTCTGTGGATCGTCATGTTCCTCGCAGGGAACATCGTGTACATCTACTACACATTCAATCACGAGGAGCTGCACAACAG CCTCATATTTGCCAAGCCCAACCTCAACAGCTTTGACTTCTTTGATCTAATCTGGGCGGTTGGCATCACAGACTTTGTCCTTAAATACTTCACCATCGGGCTGAAATGCTTTGTCCTCTTTCTGCCTAAGATTCTCCTGGCCTTCAAATCCAGG gGAAAGTTCTACCTGCTGATTGAGGAGCTCAGCCAGCTGTTTCGGGCTCTGGTGCCCATCCAGCTGTGGTACAAGTACATCATGGGAGAAGACCCCTCTAACAGTTACTTCTTGGGTGCCACACTCATAATCATCTACAGCCTCTGCAAG TCCTTCGACATCTGTGGACGTGTGTCTGCCATACGCAAGGCCCTGGTCATGTTCTGCAGCTCCCAG AGTTATGGAGTGAGGGCAGGCAGTCAGCAGTGCAGCGAGGCGGGCGATGTCTGTGCTATTTGTCAGGCTGATTTCAGAGACCCCATAGCCCTTCTCTGTCAG CACGTGTTCTGCGAGGACTGcctgtgtttgtggtttgaCCGGGAGAGAACGTGCCCCCTGTGTCGTTCTACCGTCATCGAGACCCTGCGCTGCTGGAAGGACGGCACCACCTCAGCTCACTTCCAGATCTACTAA
- the LOC137167946 gene encoding uncharacterized protein isoform X1, translating into MKHRAGFLKLGCAWMMILLQSSNAVHAPKKQAVTHSSCRLKELTALTKKEVEDSLTSFDQANGKHLGTWSSGFPELQVHHNSPAHWAKVQCSLLFMAQALEKLLEDQRDNLNPNDLSLHKKLKDTISRVNMLTACVKEFHGGECSQKPSPPELPEHAFKRKQWGHTLLVASRDYLKWLEHQIGVQISKVKGTNKINHKFLKAGSQKYLEGIGHVL; encoded by the exons ATGAAACACAGGGCAG GTTTTCTGAAACTGGGATGTGCCTGgatgatgattttactgcaaagcTCGAATGCGGTACATGCACCAAAGAAACAAGCTGTCACTCATTCATCATGCAGGCTGAAAGAGTTGACAGCCCTCACCAAAAAAGAAGTTGAAGACAGCCTGACAAGCTTT GACCAAGCCAATGGGAAGCACCTTGGCACTTGGTCCTCAGGATTCCCTGAGCTTCAGGTCCACCATAACTCCCCTGCCCATTGGGCAAAAGTTCAGTGCAGCCTCCTCTTCATGGCCCAAGCCCTGGAGAAGCTCCTGGAAGACCAGCGGGACAACCTGAATCCCAATGATTTATCACTTCACAAGAAGCTCAAGGACACCATCTCCAGAGTCAACATGCTCACAGCTTGTGTGAAGGAATTTCACGGAGGGGAATGCTCCCAGAAGCCCTCTCCACCCGAACTGCCCGAGCATGCGTTTAAAAGGAAGCAGTGGGGTCACACTCTTTTGGTGGCATCCAGGGATTATCTGAAATGGCTTGAGCATCAGATCGGGGTCCAAATTTCAAAGGTAAAAGGAACAAATAAGATAAACCATAAGTTCCTTAAGGCAGGGTCTCAGAAATACTTGGAGGGGATTGGACACGTCCTGTAA